GGACGTCCAGCGGCACGCGCTGATGCCGCCGCTTGTCGATGCCTTCGGCAGATTTTTCAGCAGAGCTCATGTCGACTCACTCCGTGAACAGGCGTTCGGAGCCGGTAGAGGAGAGACGAATCGTAGCACGAATAATCCCTGCCGTTGCCGCTTTCTGCGGCATAGACCACTATTTCGCTCGCGGGTGGGTCTCGTCGTACACCCGGAGCACGTGCTTCATGGAGAGCTGCGTGTAGCGCTGGGTGGTCGAGAGCCGCTCGTGGCCCAGCAGTTCCTGGATGGCGCGCAGGTCGGCACCCTCCTCCAGCATGTGTGTGCCGAATGCGTGGCGCAGGGTGTGCGGGTGGACGTCGGGCGAGAGTCCCTTCGCCACCGCGATCTGCTTCACGATCCGGCCCACGCTGCGGGTGGTCAGCGGCGCCCCGCGCAGGTTCACCAGCAGGGCTCGCGTCGCCTTCTTCCTCTCTCCCAGGAGTTGTTGCCGAGTCGGCAGGTAGGCCTCGACCGCCCCACGCACCGCATCGCCGAAGGGCACGTACCGCTCCTTCTTGCCCTTGCCGCGCACCAGGATGGCTTCGTTCGACCAGCGGATGTCGTCCAGCTGGATCCCGACCAGCTCCGAGTTGCGGATGCCGCAGCCGTAGAGCAGCTCAAGTATAAGGAGGTCGCGCTCCGGCCACGAGGCGCACTCGGGCATGCCGCCGTCCAGCACGGTGTTCATCTCTTCGATAGTCGGCACCCGAGGCAGCTTCTTGGGAAGCTTCGGCGTGGACACCAGCAGCGCGGGGTTCTGCTCCACCACGCCCTCTTGCGCTAGCCAGCGGTACAACGACCGCAGCGCCGCCAGCGCCCGCGCCACCGAGGTCTTCCCCAGCCCCGCCTCGTACAGGTGCGACAGGAACCCGCGGATGCGCACGTGATCGATCGCCTTCCACGTTGCCCCACCGCCCGCGAAGCTCACGAACCGTTCCAGGTCATTTGCGTATGCCCGGATGGTGTGCGCCGAAGCGTTCTTCTCCCGCAGAGACTTCAGGAAGCGGGCCACCGATTTTTCGATCTGCGATGTCATTCCTTCGCGCCCTGTGGAGCTATCCTCTTCGCCCGCGGGTGGTGTTCGCGATACACCGTCTTGAGCCGGTCCAGCGCCAGGTGCGTGTACACCTGCGTGGTGGCGATGTCGGCGTGCCCCAGGATGGTCTGCACCGTGCGCAGATCCGCGCCCTTCTCCACCATATGCGTCGCGCAACTGTGACGCAGCATATGCGGGCTCGCGGGACGACCCGTGCCGGTGGCGGCCGCGCGCACCATCTGCCATACGCGTTGCCGCGTCAGTTGCCGCGCGCCTCGCGCTATGAAAAGCAGCGGCGAACTCTTGCCCCCGGCCAGCGCCTCCCGGCAGTTTTTCAGATAGTCTTCTACCGCGTCGATCGCCGGCTTGCCCAGCGGCACGATCCGCTCCTTGTCCCCCTTGCCGCGCACCAGAACGTAGCCCAGGTCGAGCTTCAGGTCTTCCCGTTTCACTCCCACCATCTCCGAGACCCGCAGCGCGCCGCCGTAGAACACCTCCAGCATCGCCCGGTCCCGCGCCGCGAGCGCCCGCTCCAACTTCGTTTTCGGCTCGCGCGATCTCGGCCCCAACATGCTCCCGATCTCCTCGCGCGAGAGCGCCTTGGGCAGGACCTTCCATTGCCGGGGAGTGTCGATGTTAAGCGTGGGATCGTGCTCGATCATGCGGTCGAGCAGCAGGTACTTGTAGAAGTGGCGCAGAGCGGAGAGTTTGCGCGCCACCGAGCGGCCGTCCACCCGGTGGGCGAACAGCCGGTCGAGGAAGTCGCGGACGTCGTCCCGCCGTGCGCCGGCCAGCACCCGGCGGCGCCCCTCGAGGAATTCGGCGAACTGGAGCAGGTCGCAGGTATAGGCCGCGACCGTCAGCCGCGCCAGCCCCTTCTCCACCTTTAAGTAATCGGTGAAGGAGACCAGCGCTGGCTGGTTTTGAATGGCGGCAGACATGCTGCCATCCTCGCATTATCAGACGTGCTCCGCGATACCCGCCTTGGTTCGCTTCTCCCCGGCCGGCGGCCCTCCTCCTTCCGGCTCGGCCATGTCCTCGTGCCCGGGCTAGAATCCTGTTTCGGAGCACATCGGCAGGAGAACGCCATGAAAGTCCACACCGAATATCTGACGTTCCACACGAAGAAGCGCCGCGAGTACGTGCACATCACGCCGCGGGTCGAAGCCATTGTCAGCAAGAGCGGCGTGCGCGAGGG
This genomic stretch from Terriglobia bacterium harbors:
- a CDS encoding tyrosine recombinase XerC translates to MTSQIEKSVARFLKSLREKNASAHTIRAYANDLERFVSFAGGGATWKAIDHVRIRGFLSHLYEAGLGKTSVARALAALRSLYRWLAQEGVVEQNPALLVSTPKLPKKLPRVPTIEEMNTVLDGGMPECASWPERDLLILELLYGCGIRNSELVGIQLDDIRWSNEAILVRGKGKKERYVPFGDAVRGAVEAYLPTRQQLLGERKKATRALLVNLRGAPLTTRSVGRIVKQIAVAKGLSPDVHPHTLRHAFGTHMLEEGADLRAIQELLGHERLSTTQRYTQLSMKHVLRVYDETHPRAK
- a CDS encoding tyrosine recombinase XerD → MSAAIQNQPALVSFTDYLKVEKGLARLTVAAYTCDLLQFAEFLEGRRRVLAGARRDDVRDFLDRLFAHRVDGRSVARKLSALRHFYKYLLLDRMIEHDPTLNIDTPRQWKVLPKALSREEIGSMLGPRSREPKTKLERALAARDRAMLEVFYGGALRVSEMVGVKREDLKLDLGYVLVRGKGDKERIVPLGKPAIDAVEDYLKNCREALAGGKSSPLLFIARGARQLTRQRVWQMVRAAATGTGRPASPHMLRHSCATHMVEKGADLRTVQTILGHADIATTQVYTHLALDRLKTVYREHHPRAKRIAPQGAKE